The Blastocatellia bacterium DNA window TTATGTCACTCTCCGCAAGCGGGGGACGAACTATCTCGCTCTTTGTCCTTTCCACCGGGAGAAAACCCCATCGTTTGCCGTCCATCCGACCAAGCAAATCTTCAAATGCTTTGGCTGCGGCATCGGAGGAGATGTCTTCAAATTCGTCATGGAAATGGAGGGCTGTTCCTGGCCCGAAGCGGTGAAGACCGTCGCCGAGAGGTGCGGCATTCCCGTTCCCCGGGATGCTTTTGCCAGCACCCCCGAGATCGAAGCGCAAGCGCGATGGCGCGAGCGCCTGCTTCAGATTTATCGGTTGGCCGGCGAGTTCTTCCAGGCCTGTCTGGCCTCGGAGCGCGGCCAGGCGGCGCGTCAGTACCTGGCCGATCGTGGAATTCGCCCGGACCTCGTCCGCCGATTGCATCTGGGGTATGCGCCAGCGAGCTGGGATGCGCTGACGGCGCACCTGCTCGGCCGACACATCCGGCGGGATGAAATTGAACGAAGCGGGTTGGTAGTTCTTCGCGAAGATGCCAGCGGATATTATGACCGATTCCGTCACCGCCTGATGTTCCCGATTTTCGACAGTCAGGGGCGTATCGTTGGTTTCGGCGGGCGCGCCCTTGGCGATGAGCAACCGAAGTATCTGAATTCGCCTGATACGGCCATTTATAGCAAGGGGCGACAGCTCTACGGTCTCTATCAGGCACGCGACGGCATTCGCCGTCAGGGATTTGCGATCCTCGTCGAAGGGTATTTCGATTATGCGCTCCCGTTTCAGGAGGGAGTCGAGAATGTTGTGGCTTCTCTGGGAACGGCGTTGACGGATGATCAGGTGAGACTGCTCGGACGATACACTCGCCGCGTGGTCATCAACTACGATGCCGATCCGGCGGGTCGGGCGGCCATGCAGCGAAATATCGAGAGGTTGCTGGCCGGAGGGCTCGACGTTGCTGTTCTCGTGCTGCCGGAGGGAGAAGATCCCGATTCGTTCGTGCGCCGATACGGCGTTGAGGCCTACGTTCGTTTAGCTCATTCGGCCCGAGGATATCTCGATTTCCTCCTCGATCAGGCCCTGGCGGGAAAAGACATCAGGTCTCCTGCCGCGCGAACGAAGGCCTTACGTGAAATTCTTCCCACGCTCACCCACATCCCCGATAAAGTGGAGCGGGCTGCCAGTCTCGATCACCTCGCCGAGCGGCTCCACCTCGATGGCCGCGTTGTGCGGGAGGAGTTTCGTCGTCAGTCGTCAAGCGAAAGTCGTTCTCCTGAGGGAGGGAGTGAGATGACCGTCACGCCTCCGGGCGAAGACATGACGGCGGCGGAGCGACGGCTGTTGGAGATCTTGCTCAACTGCCCCGAGCTTTGTCCGGTGGTTCTGGCGGAAATGGAACCGGAGGATCAGGAGGGACTGCCGACGGCGAAGATTTTTGACGAGCTTCGACGGGCGGGGGATGCGCCGATACCGTACCTGGAGTGGCGAGATCGGCTGGGTGAGAATGAGTTTCTTCTCGATCTGATCGAGCGGGCGCTGCTCAGCGATCCCTCGGCTTCATCGGAATCGTTGCTGGACGAAGCACGCGCCTGCGTGCGAGCCCTGCGTCGGCGTCGTCTGCAACGGCAGCTCGACAGTCTCCAATGGGAGATCGAGCGCGCGAAGCAACACGGAGACGATGTGGATGAGTTGTTGCGTCGCAAAGCGGCACTGGCCCGATCATTGATGAACATTTCACCTGGTCTGTCTGCGACGCACAGGCAGACCCAATGAGCGTCAGGCGATTGACGTCCCCT harbors:
- the dnaG gene encoding DNA primase; this translates as MISRGFADQVRDQADIVRIISDYVTLRKRGTNYLALCPFHREKTPSFAVHPTKQIFKCFGCGIGGDVFKFVMEMEGCSWPEAVKTVAERCGIPVPRDAFASTPEIEAQARWRERLLQIYRLAGEFFQACLASERGQAARQYLADRGIRPDLVRRLHLGYAPASWDALTAHLLGRHIRRDEIERSGLVVLREDASGYYDRFRHRLMFPIFDSQGRIVGFGGRALGDEQPKYLNSPDTAIYSKGRQLYGLYQARDGIRRQGFAILVEGYFDYALPFQEGVENVVASLGTALTDDQVRLLGRYTRRVVINYDADPAGRAAMQRNIERLLAGGLDVAVLVLPEGEDPDSFVRRYGVEAYVRLAHSARGYLDFLLDQALAGKDIRSPAARTKALREILPTLTHIPDKVERAASLDHLAERLHLDGRVVREEFRRQSSSESRSPEGGSEMTVTPPGEDMTAAERRLLEILLNCPELCPVVLAEMEPEDQEGLPTAKIFDELRRAGDAPIPYLEWRDRLGENEFLLDLIERALLSDPSASSESLLDEARACVRALRRRRLQRQLDSLQWEIERAKQHGDDVDELLRRKAALARSLMNISPGLSATHRQTQ